A segment of the Bacteroidota bacterium genome:
GACCGCATGTATAAAAAGCCTGTAATGGCCGAGGAAATTAACAAAATCATGTCCGAATCGATTGGTAAATATCTGACCGATGAAAAAGTTAATATTTTGGGTAATCCTTTACCACACGAATCGGAACAAAACACAATAGACTGGGATAATCAAAAAGAATTTGAATTTTCATTTGACCTGGGACTTGCACCCGAAGTCAATGTTGACCTTTCAGACCAATATAAAGTACCTTTTTACGATATCAACATTGATGACAAAATCATTGATGATACCATTAAAAATTATACCGGGCGTTTCGGCAAGCTCGAACCTACCGATGTAGCCGAAAAAGATGGTACTGTAAAAGGCGCCATCAGCCAGTTAGACGAAAAAGGTGAGGTGGTTGAAAAAGGTTTAAGTGCAGAAAATGCAAGCATCTATCTCAATACATTGGATGAAGAAAGCCAAAAACTTTTTGAAGCTAAAAAAGCAGGTGATACCGTAGTTTTTGATATTAAAAAAGTATATAAAAACGAAAGCGAAATTGCCCGTATTTTCAATATCAATAAAAAAGTTGCCGAAGCGGTTTCCGGAAATTTCCAGGTTAAGATTGAGGAATTATCCAAATATGTTGAAGCTGAAATCAATCAGGAACTCTTCGATAAAGTTTTTGGAAAAGATACTGTAAAAACAGAAGAAGAATTCCGCAACAAAATTAAAGAACAAATTCAGTCAAACTTTGAGTACGAGAGTGAATTCCGTTTTCACGTTGATGCTGAAGAAACTTTTGTTGACAAAATCGAAATGGAGCTCCCTGACGCTTTCCTGAAAAGGC
Coding sequences within it:
- the tig gene encoding trigger factor; the protein is MNIARENIDALNAVLKLNIAPEDYDAKVNEILKDYRKKANMPGFRPGKVPASIIDRMYKKPVMAEEINKIMSESIGKYLTDEKVNILGNPLPHESEQNTIDWDNQKEFEFSFDLGLAPEVNVDLSDQYKVPFYDINIDDKIIDDTIKNYTGRFGKLEPTDVAEKDGTVKGAISQLDEKGEVVEKGLSAENASIYLNTLDEESQKLFEAKKAGDTVVFDIKKVYKNESEIARIFNINKKVAEAVSGNFQVKIEELSKYVEAEINQELFDKVFGKDTVKTEEEFRNKIKEQIQSNFEYESEFRFHVDAEETFVDKIEMELPDAFLKRLMLYNNEGKVNQDDIEKEYPRFEKNLRWQLIKKSIAQANNIEITEDEIKEEAKKSIKNQFAQYGYYDIPEEELEKYSAGMLKKDEDRDRLADKKIEEKIIALVKEKVKIDHKKVSLEDFNKLYQEKK